A region of Candidatus Saccharimonadales bacterium DNA encodes the following proteins:
- a CDS encoding SIMPL domain-containing protein (The SIMPL domain is named for its presence in mouse protein SIMPL (signalling molecule that associates with mouse pelle-like kinase). Bacterial member BP26, from Brucella, was shown to assemble into a channel-like structure, while YggE from E. coli has been associated with resistance to oxidative stress.), with protein sequence MESDVSAKKSKDALTLKLDYRMIIGLLVVIIIAMLLLWRPWEPRIDAKSRTIDVTGEAKVTAVPDEFVFAPSYDFQNADKAAALGDLTKKSEEIVKKLKDLGVADNKIKTNSDGYDYPIYNKEDSSTPTYTLRLTVTVNDKDLAQKVQDYLVDTSPTGAISPQLAFSDAKRKELEGKARDDATKEARSKAEQSAKNLGFNLGEIKSVNDGGNFGGVYPMLREGVSSDSIQPSKLSLQPGENDLSYQVSVVYYVK encoded by the coding sequence ATGGAATCAGATGTATCTGCTAAAAAGTCCAAGGACGCGCTCACTCTCAAATTAGATTACCGTATGATTATCGGCCTTCTTGTCGTGATCATTATTGCCATGTTGCTTCTTTGGAGGCCATGGGAGCCCCGTATTGACGCCAAATCACGTACTATCGATGTGACAGGTGAGGCAAAAGTAACAGCAGTACCGGATGAATTTGTCTTCGCGCCGTCATATGATTTCCAGAATGCAGATAAAGCAGCTGCTCTTGGCGACCTTACGAAGAAAAGTGAAGAAATTGTTAAGAAACTCAAAGACCTGGGTGTTGCCGATAACAAAATCAAAACTAACTCTGACGGCTATGATTATCCTATCTATAACAAAGAGGATTCTTCTACGCCAACTTACACATTGCGTCTAACGGTAACGGTCAATGATAAGGATCTAGCCCAAAAGGTACAGGATTACCTTGTAGATACCTCTCCGACTGGCGCCATTTCACCACAATTAGCGTTTAGCGACGCAAAGCGCAAGGAACTTGAAGGCAAAGCACGCGACGACGCTACTAAAGAAGCAAGGTCTAAAGCAGAACAATCCGCAAAGAACCTAGGATTTAATCTGGGTGAAATTAAGTCTGTAAATGATGGAGGCAACTTTGGTGGAGTATATCCTATGCTACGCGAGGGGGTATCTAGTGATTCGATCCAGCCAAGTAAATTGTCGCTACAGCCCGGCGAGAACGATCTATCCTACCAAGTAAGTGTTGTATACTACGTCAAATAA
- a CDS encoding cupredoxin domain-containing protein, with amino-acid sequence MNKKTTIWIVVLLIIVAGAGAWVYGATKSADTTSTAHEDDQSHAATDSQSDTSDTAVTAATITATNDGFTPNTVTVKKGQSIKIVNNSSSPIEFSSADHPTHLEDPELNMATLKPGESGTVTPEKVGTHGYHDHLHADHTGSITVTE; translated from the coding sequence ATGAATAAAAAGACAACCATCTGGATAGTCGTGCTACTAATTATCGTCGCAGGCGCTGGGGCGTGGGTATACGGTGCCACTAAATCAGCTGATACAACATCAACGGCGCATGAAGATGATCAGAGCCATGCTGCTACTGATTCTCAGAGTGACACATCAGATACGGCAGTGACCGCTGCTACCATTACTGCTACAAATGACGGTTTTACCCCTAATACGGTGACAGTGAAAAAAGGCCAGTCAATTAAAATTGTTAATAATTCATCATCACCAATAGAATTTTCATCGGCTGATCACCCGACCCATTTAGAAGATCCCGAGCTAAATATGGCGACGTTGAAGCCAGGCGAGTCTGGCACGGTGACTCCTGAAAAGGTTGGCACGCATGGATATCACGATCACCTGCATGCAGATCACACGGGTTCAATTACAGTTACGGAATAA
- the nusA gene encoding transcription termination factor NusA — MEDINIKQLTLAVRTIAEEKNLPEEVVLSVIEQAIAAAWRRDNGERDQEVRAELNVNDGTANVYVAREVVEEVGSDAVEISLEDAQKVKKDAVVGDTIEEKHEVVSFGRVAAQTAKQVVLQRLREAEREVVLEEYEDKIGTIVTGTVQRVEPRVVRVELGKATGIIPQSEQIQGEFYSIGSRIKVFIKDIERDNRGPQLILSRGNEAFVEFLFRQEVPEMESGAVEIKAIAREAGRRTKIAVNSTVPGVDPVGTFVGGHGTRVQAVMNEIGDQEKIDIVTFSDNAEQFIRNALSPAEVARVEIDEAAKRAKVFVNEDQQSIAIGRGGQNVRLASRLAGYELDIEATQPTAEKTAEPKAPKKNIEDSLLSAVEESTEE, encoded by the coding sequence ATGGAAGACATTAACATTAAACAACTTACCCTAGCGGTTCGAACAATCGCTGAGGAAAAAAACCTACCAGAAGAAGTAGTTCTATCTGTTATTGAACAAGCAATCGCAGCTGCATGGCGTCGAGACAACGGTGAGCGCGATCAGGAAGTTCGTGCCGAACTAAATGTTAACGACGGTACGGCAAACGTATATGTTGCTCGTGAAGTCGTTGAAGAAGTTGGTTCTGACGCTGTTGAAATTAGCCTAGAAGACGCTCAAAAAGTTAAAAAAGACGCTGTTGTTGGCGATACTATCGAAGAAAAGCACGAAGTTGTCAGCTTTGGTCGCGTAGCCGCACAAACTGCTAAACAAGTTGTGTTACAACGCCTACGCGAAGCTGAACGCGAAGTCGTCCTAGAAGAATACGAAGACAAGATCGGTACCATCGTAACCGGTACTGTCCAGCGCGTTGAACCACGCGTTGTCCGCGTTGAACTTGGTAAAGCAACTGGTATTATTCCTCAAAGCGAACAGATCCAAGGCGAATTCTACAGCATTGGTTCACGTATCAAGGTCTTCATCAAAGATATCGAACGTGATAACCGCGGTCCACAGCTTATTCTTAGCCGTGGTAACGAAGCATTTGTTGAATTCCTCTTCCGTCAAGAAGTTCCTGAAATGGAATCTGGCGCTGTTGAAATTAAGGCTATCGCCCGTGAAGCTGGCCGTCGTACGAAGATTGCGGTTAACAGCACTGTTCCTGGTGTTGATCCAGTCGGTACATTTGTCGGTGGTCACGGAACACGTGTTCAGGCTGTCATGAACGAAATTGGCGATCAAGAAAAGATCGACATTGTTACGTTTAGTGATAACGCCGAACAATTTATTCGTAACGCACTTAGCCCAGCCGAAGTAGCTAGGGTTGAAATCGACGAAGCCGCAAAGCGTGCAAAGGTGTTTGTGAACGAAGATCAGCAATCAATTGCAATTGGTCGCGGTGGTCAAAACGTTCGCCTAGCAAGCCGTCTAGCTGGTTACGAACTTGATATCGAAGCGACTCAGCCTACTGCTGAAAAAACCGCAGAGCCAAAAGCTCCTAAGAAGAACATCGAAGACAGCCTATTAAGCGCCGTCGAAGAATCAACTGAAGAATAG
- the radA gene encoding DNA repair protein RadA has translation MAKSRTQFICQNCGASYQKWTGKCDNCGEWNTLVEQAVVGTGKSAVSKSATSGHVLTPQTMKSIAIDEGPNRMTTGYEDLDMVLGGGILSGSVLLMAGQPGIGKSTLLLQVASEVGKVQPVLYASGEESASQVKLRAERLGANTREQLHFVASTSADDIAATIRSGVYKLIIIDSIQTLSLDEITSAPGTVSQITNSSNVIIRAAKEAGAAVILVGHVTKEGSIAGPKVLEHLVDVVLQFEGDRYGGFKVVRAAKNRFGSTNEAAIFEMYEQGLRVVENPSAALLAERQNADGSVVLATLEGTRPLLVEIQALVNPTNFGYPKRTASGFDLNRLNLLIAVLERRTKLNLSDKDVYINVVGGLKLSDPAADLAICMAIASASAGRRLDDGLVVFGEVGLGGEIRSVHSVDRRIAEAKKLGFTKAIAPKTAGKDSFIKGVGDMRQALIDYLQK, from the coding sequence ATGGCTAAAAGTAGAACTCAATTTATCTGTCAAAACTGTGGTGCTAGTTACCAGAAGTGGACGGGCAAATGTGATAACTGTGGTGAATGGAACACGCTTGTCGAGCAGGCTGTCGTCGGAACGGGCAAATCCGCTGTTTCAAAGAGTGCCACGAGTGGTCACGTTCTCACTCCGCAAACCATGAAATCCATTGCAATTGACGAAGGTCCAAATAGGATGACGACAGGCTATGAGGATCTTGATATGGTTCTTGGCGGTGGAATTCTATCTGGCAGTGTTCTTTTGATGGCGGGTCAGCCCGGTATTGGAAAAAGTACATTGCTTTTGCAAGTTGCAAGTGAAGTCGGTAAGGTTCAACCGGTACTGTATGCGAGTGGTGAGGAATCTGCGAGCCAGGTGAAGTTGCGAGCTGAACGATTAGGGGCAAATACTCGCGAACAACTTCATTTTGTGGCCAGCACAAGCGCCGATGATATTGCGGCAACAATACGTTCGGGCGTCTATAAACTTATTATCATTGATTCAATTCAGACACTGAGTCTCGACGAAATTACGTCTGCACCTGGGACGGTTAGTCAGATCACGAATAGTAGCAATGTGATTATTCGAGCCGCAAAAGAAGCGGGTGCTGCCGTTATACTCGTCGGGCATGTTACGAAAGAAGGCAGTATCGCCGGACCAAAAGTCCTAGAGCACCTAGTCGATGTCGTTCTGCAGTTTGAAGGTGATCGCTACGGTGGTTTTAAGGTGGTACGTGCTGCCAAGAATCGTTTTGGATCAACCAATGAGGCGGCTATTTTTGAGATGTACGAACAAGGCCTTCGTGTGGTTGAAAACCCTTCGGCGGCGCTCCTTGCAGAGCGGCAGAATGCTGACGGATCAGTGGTACTTGCGACACTTGAAGGTACGCGGCCGCTGCTAGTCGAAATCCAAGCGCTTGTAAATCCAACCAACTTCGGGTATCCTAAGCGTACAGCCTCGGGGTTTGACCTGAACCGACTTAATCTTTTGATCGCCGTTCTCGAAAGACGAACAAAACTGAATTTATCGGACAAAGATGTTTACATCAATGTTGTCGGAGGGCTGAAATTAAGCGATCCTGCGGCCGATTTGGCTATTTGTATGGCAATTGCCAGTGCAAGCGCGGGAAGACGTCTAGACGACGGTCTAGTGGTGTTTGGCGAAGTAGGACTAGGCGGAGAGATCCGTAGCGTCCATAGCGTTGATCGCCGCATCGCCGAAGCGAAAAAACTTGGCTTTACCAAAGCTATTGCCCCAAAAACCGCAGGCAAAGACTCATTCATAAAAGGTGTTGGCGATATGCGCCAGGCACTCATAGACTACTTACAAAAATAG
- a CDS encoding FKBP-type peptidyl-prolyl cis-trans isomerase has product MDSDKQPQLEGTNLTGFAPVKSATQLEILDTVEGTGDEVPAGATITAHYTGALCSDGTIFQSSHDMGRPITFPLTGVIKGWQQGVPGMKVGGTRRLIIPAEMAYGSQSPAPNIPANSDLVFDIELVAIA; this is encoded by the coding sequence ATGGATTCTGACAAACAACCCCAACTTGAAGGCACAAATTTAACTGGTTTTGCACCAGTTAAATCAGCAACACAATTAGAAATTTTAGACACTGTCGAAGGTACTGGCGATGAAGTACCGGCAGGAGCAACAATTACCGCTCATTATACTGGCGCACTGTGCTCAGATGGTACTATTTTCCAAAGCTCGCACGATATGGGCCGTCCCATCACTTTTCCGCTAACAGGCGTAATTAAAGGCTGGCAACAAGGCGTTCCTGGTATGAAAGTTGGTGGAACACGCCGTTTGATAATTCCTGCCGAAATGGCCTATGGATCGCAATCGCCCGCACCAAACATTCCTGCAAATTCAGATTTAGTATTTGATATCGAACTTGTTGCAATTGCCTAG
- the chaB gene encoding putative cation transport regulator ChaB yields MPFNSTNDLPDSVKNVLPDHAQDIYKEAFNSAYDQYKDPDERRDDASREEVAHRVAWNAVKQKYEKGADDKWHEKDS; encoded by the coding sequence ATGCCATTTAACTCTACGAACGACTTGCCTGATTCGGTCAAAAATGTCCTTCCGGATCATGCGCAGGACATCTATAAAGAAGCGTTCAATAGCGCTTACGACCAGTATAAAGATCCTGATGAAAGACGCGACGATGCTAGCCGTGAGGAAGTAGCACACAGGGTAGCATGGAATGCGGTCAAACAGAAATACGAAAAAGGCGCGGATGATAAGTGGCATGAAAAGGATTCATAG
- a CDS encoding DNA-3-methyladenine glycosylase has product MLESFDFLRKSAPKAAERLLGCQLEAEVNGQRAAVRIVETEAYDQTDAASHSYNGRTKRTDIMFAPAGHLYVYFTYGMHYCCNIVVGEEGYGAAVLIRAVEPVEGEDELIKNRDGKGGVEITNGPAKLCQALGINKRMNGHDLSKKPLRLLPLPALVEKDIITTTRVGISKAKDVKWRFYIRGNSYISKK; this is encoded by the coding sequence ATGCTAGAATCATTTGATTTTTTGCGAAAATCTGCCCCAAAAGCTGCCGAAAGGCTGCTGGGCTGCCAACTTGAAGCTGAGGTGAATGGCCAACGGGCAGCTGTTAGGATTGTCGAGACCGAAGCCTACGATCAGACGGACGCAGCAAGCCATAGCTATAATGGCCGGACTAAGCGGACTGATATTATGTTTGCTCCTGCCGGCCATCTATATGTATATTTCACCTATGGAATGCATTATTGCTGCAATATTGTCGTTGGCGAAGAAGGATACGGGGCGGCAGTTTTAATTCGTGCTGTCGAGCCTGTAGAGGGTGAAGATGAACTTATTAAAAACCGTGACGGCAAAGGTGGTGTTGAAATTACGAATGGGCCGGCAAAGTTATGCCAAGCACTAGGTATTAATAAACGGATGAACGGGCACGATTTATCCAAAAAACCTTTAAGATTGCTGCCTTTGCCGGCGCTAGTTGAAAAAGATATTATAACGACAACTCGTGTCGGAATTAGCAAGGCAAAAGATGTCAAATGGCGCTTCTATATCAGGGGTAATTCATATATTTCAAAAAAGTAG
- a CDS encoding PIN domain-containing protein, protein MEITQLFVVIIAIAILAEVTYLVVKLPRQNLSRKQGRPILVDTSVLIDGRILAVAESGFIGDTLVIPRSVIGELQFLADHADHEKRARARHGLDVVSTLQQMPQVTVEILQDGSKAEEGVDERLLKLAKQYNAAVCTIDYNLNKVAVVEGITVLNVNELAKSLRMAYLPGEKMLLELVQKGQDSHQAVGYLADGTMVVVEHAFKYIGQTVEIEFIRSLQTAAGKMMFARRVEKQQPNDKPAINNKPTGKKPQPKPLVREQKQPQQQQPANKQHQPKQRRPNNKPRSSSDREAALIDLVEKS, encoded by the coding sequence ATGGAAATAACACAACTCTTCGTCGTCATTATAGCAATAGCTATCTTGGCAGAAGTAACCTACCTCGTCGTAAAATTACCTCGGCAAAACCTATCCCGCAAACAAGGACGACCAATTTTAGTTGATACATCGGTACTTATCGATGGCCGTATTTTAGCGGTTGCAGAATCTGGTTTTATCGGTGACACGCTCGTCATTCCACGAAGCGTTATCGGCGAACTACAATTTTTAGCAGATCACGCCGACCACGAAAAGCGAGCAAGAGCCCGTCATGGGCTCGATGTCGTGTCAACTCTTCAGCAAATGCCACAGGTGACCGTAGAGATACTACAAGACGGCAGTAAAGCCGAAGAAGGCGTCGACGAACGTTTACTAAAACTCGCGAAGCAATATAACGCTGCGGTATGCACGATTGACTACAATTTAAACAAAGTTGCGGTCGTTGAGGGAATTACCGTCCTTAATGTTAACGAATTAGCCAAAAGCCTTCGAATGGCGTATTTGCCTGGCGAAAAAATGCTACTTGAACTCGTTCAAAAAGGTCAAGATAGTCACCAGGCTGTAGGCTACCTAGCAGACGGAACAATGGTTGTTGTCGAGCATGCTTTCAAATACATCGGGCAGACTGTTGAAATTGAATTTATCCGAAGCTTGCAGACAGCTGCGGGAAAAATGATGTTCGCACGACGTGTTGAAAAACAACAGCCAAACGATAAACCGGCTATAAACAACAAACCTACTGGTAAAAAGCCTCAGCCAAAACCACTTGTTCGTGAACAAAAGCAGCCTCAACAGCAGCAACCTGCTAATAAGCAGCACCAGCCCAAACAAAGGCGTCCGAACAATAAGCCTCGCAGTTCAAGCGATCGCGAAGCCGCACTTATTGATCTTGTTGAAAAGTCATAG
- a CDS encoding GlsB/YeaQ/YmgE family stress response membrane protein, whose product MNIIGWIVLGGLAGWVASMIMGNNAQQGLLGNIIVGIIGAFIGGFVVSLFGTEGVTGFNIWSFVVAVLGAVIALWIVKMARGGSKTTTV is encoded by the coding sequence ATGAATATCATTGGATGGATTGTACTAGGTGGACTTGCGGGGTGGGTGGCCTCGATGATCATGGGCAATAACGCCCAGCAGGGGCTACTCGGTAATATCATTGTCGGTATTATCGGAGCATTCATAGGTGGATTCGTCGTCAGTCTATTTGGCACCGAAGGCGTAACGGGCTTCAATATTTGGAGCTTCGTCGTAGCGGTACTCGGTGCGGTTATTGCACTCTGGATCGTTAAAATGGCTCGCGGCGGCAGTAAAACGACAACTGTCTAA
- a CDS encoding SDR family oxidoreductase, with translation MAKFNQYTMQDPVTQYSKMDIPEQRQIEPGLDAELIPKADHGEETYEGSGRLKGRKALITGADSGIGRAVAIAYAREGADIVLNYLPSEEADAKEVVALIEAAGQKAVACPGDISNEDFCKQLVKTAAKELGSIDILVNNAGKQIYVESLEELTTEQLQQTYTVNVFAMFWITKAAIKHMPRGATIINTTSIQAYQPSKGLLDYASTKAAIANFTHGLGKQLASRGIRVNGVAPGPIWTPLQPSYGQPMEKLTKFGQSTPLGRAGQPAELAPTYVFLASQESSYITGEIIGVTGGNHLP, from the coding sequence ATGGCAAAGTTTAATCAATACACAATGCAAGACCCTGTGACACAGTATTCAAAGATGGATATACCCGAGCAACGACAGATCGAACCAGGTCTTGATGCTGAACTTATTCCAAAAGCAGATCACGGGGAAGAAACATACGAGGGCAGCGGACGATTAAAAGGCAGAAAAGCGCTGATCACTGGAGCCGATTCGGGTATTGGTCGCGCCGTAGCAATCGCTTACGCTCGCGAAGGTGCGGACATCGTACTTAATTACTTACCGAGCGAGGAAGCTGATGCCAAAGAAGTCGTTGCTTTGATTGAAGCAGCAGGCCAAAAAGCGGTTGCGTGTCCTGGTGATATTAGTAATGAGGATTTTTGTAAACAATTAGTTAAAACTGCAGCAAAAGAACTCGGTTCAATTGATATCTTAGTTAATAACGCTGGTAAGCAAATATACGTTGAGTCTCTAGAAGAGTTGACAACCGAGCAGCTACAGCAAACGTACACCGTGAATGTTTTTGCAATGTTTTGGATCACAAAGGCAGCCATAAAACATATGCCAAGGGGTGCGACGATCATCAACACGACGTCCATTCAGGCATATCAGCCGTCGAAAGGGTTGCTAGATTATGCCAGTACCAAAGCAGCAATAGCTAACTTTACTCATGGCCTAGGCAAGCAGCTGGCTTCAAGAGGTATTCGCGTAAATGGTGTGGCGCCAGGGCCAATATGGACTCCGCTTCAACCAAGTTATGGTCAGCCTATGGAAAAACTAACGAAGTTTGGCCAGAGCACTCCCCTCGGACGCGCGGGGCAGCCGGCTGAGCTAGCACCGACTTATGTCTTTTTGGCTTCGCAGGAATCAAGTTATATCACAGGGGAGATTATTGGAGTGACTGGCGGCAATCATCTGCCATAA
- a CDS encoding ATP-dependent Clp protease ATP-binding subunit, producing the protein MADDFAEFVSHLTDNARTSLQHADAIARGYGSAYIGTEHLLLGVLAQGSSVGAKVLADAGITLDRAELALNLTPRTLVVSTGVKGLSETAKLTLKMSWEVAQEFHQEFLGTEHILYSILSQKNARATVLLRDMNVDVAELTSELEEFFDRQHNDFHDGSETGQDTKTKKKSGRGGALETFGTDLTAKAKEGDLDPVIGRDGEQERMVTILSRRTKNNPVLIGEPGVGKTAIVEGLAQRIAHEDVPDHLLDKRVIQLDLAAMIAGTKYRGEFEERLKKVVDELKSQKNIIIFIDELHLLVGAGAAEGALDAANMLKPALARGELHLIGATTLDEYRKHIEKDSALERRFQSIVVPEPNLKDTIAIMKGLRSYYEKHHGVTMSDEVLEDAVYMADRYVSERFMPDKAIDVIDEAAALVRVRSGRKPSKVRDFTKQLKNLNEKMEDAVINEDYERAALYKTRISQISVKLEETKADFEKKTPIKLKDDDVAHAIATMTGIPVKRVQKSEAKLLRNLEKHLGKFIVGQDEAVEKVSRAIRRSRSGVASTKRPIGSFVFMGPTGVGKTELAKVLAREVFGSDDALIKIDMSEFGEKHNTSRLLGAPAGYVGYEDGGQLTDKIRRQPYSVVLFDEIEKAHPEVFQILLQLLEDGKLTDAKGRSVDFGNAIIILTSNLGADRMMKESSLGFHAKNKSDSKKLDVAHEENAAAANEALSRMMRPELINRFDSVVTFRALTRREVSKIFDNLIDELQQRLIRKGIHVTIKASAKRLLIDKGYNEKFGARPLRRAIQDELEHQIADGILSGEYEKGSVLEVSTGKGQIVINVRHES; encoded by the coding sequence ATGGCAGATGATTTCGCTGAATTTGTTTCACACTTAACGGACAATGCTCGTACTAGTTTGCAGCATGCAGATGCTATTGCACGCGGGTACGGAAGTGCGTATATCGGCACTGAACACTTATTACTTGGTGTTCTTGCTCAGGGTTCCTCGGTCGGGGCGAAAGTACTCGCAGATGCAGGTATTACGCTTGATCGTGCCGAACTTGCTCTTAATTTAACCCCTCGTACTCTTGTTGTTAGCACTGGCGTGAAGGGCCTTTCTGAAACGGCCAAATTAACTCTAAAGATGAGCTGGGAAGTCGCTCAGGAATTCCACCAAGAATTTTTAGGCACCGAGCACATTCTATACAGTATTCTTAGTCAGAAAAATGCCCGTGCAACGGTGCTTCTTCGCGATATGAATGTCGATGTAGCCGAACTGACGAGTGAACTAGAAGAATTCTTTGATCGTCAGCATAACGATTTTCATGATGGATCAGAAACCGGCCAAGATACCAAAACGAAAAAGAAGTCTGGTCGTGGTGGCGCGCTTGAAACATTCGGCACTGACCTGACTGCCAAAGCCAAAGAAGGTGATCTGGATCCTGTTATTGGTCGTGATGGCGAACAAGAACGCATGGTGACTATTCTAAGCCGGCGTACCAAAAATAACCCAGTACTCATTGGTGAGCCTGGCGTCGGTAAAACGGCAATCGTCGAAGGGCTTGCTCAACGTATCGCCCACGAGGATGTTCCCGATCATTTATTAGATAAGCGTGTCATCCAACTTGACCTTGCAGCGATGATTGCTGGTACTAAGTACCGCGGTGAATTTGAAGAACGGCTTAAAAAAGTTGTTGATGAACTGAAATCCCAAAAGAACATCATTATATTTATTGATGAGCTCCATCTACTAGTCGGAGCTGGTGCTGCCGAAGGCGCACTCGATGCTGCCAATATGCTAAAACCTGCCCTAGCGCGCGGCGAACTTCATCTAATTGGGGCAACGACGCTTGACGAATACCGCAAACATATCGAAAAGGACAGTGCATTGGAGCGCCGGTTCCAATCAATTGTCGTACCAGAACCAAATCTAAAAGACACGATAGCTATCATGAAGGGTCTCCGTAGCTATTATGAAAAGCATCACGGAGTCACGATGAGCGACGAAGTACTCGAGGACGCTGTCTACATGGCTGATCGTTATGTTAGTGAACGGTTCATGCCGGATAAAGCAATTGACGTGATTGATGAAGCAGCAGCGTTAGTTCGCGTAAGGTCAGGGCGTAAGCCTAGCAAAGTACGAGACTTTACTAAGCAGCTTAAAAACTTGAACGAGAAGATGGAAGACGCTGTAATAAATGAAGATTACGAACGCGCGGCTCTGTATAAGACTCGTATTAGTCAGATTAGCGTTAAGCTGGAAGAAACAAAAGCCGACTTTGAGAAAAAGACGCCAATCAAGCTAAAGGATGACGATGTTGCACACGCGATTGCAACCATGACGGGTATTCCTGTAAAACGTGTCCAAAAATCTGAAGCAAAATTACTTCGTAACCTTGAAAAGCATTTAGGCAAATTCATTGTTGGACAAGACGAGGCAGTCGAGAAGGTTTCGCGAGCAATCCGCCGAAGCCGAAGTGGCGTCGCAAGCACAAAACGCCCAATCGGATCGTTTGTATTTATGGGGCCGACAGGTGTCGGTAAAACAGAGCTTGCTAAAGTACTCGCCCGTGAAGTATTCGGAAGCGACGATGCGCTAATCAAGATCGATATGAGTGAGTTTGGTGAAAAGCACAATACGAGTCGCTTGCTGGGTGCACCTGCTGGATATGTAGGGTATGAAGATGGCGGTCAGCTAACAGATAAGATTCGTCGTCAGCCGTACAGCGTCGTGCTATTTGATGAGATCGAAAAAGCTCATCCGGAAGTATTCCAGATTCTATTGCAACTTCTTGAAGACGGTAAGCTAACCGATGCAAAGGGCCGAAGTGTTGATTTTGGTAACGCCATAATTATCTTGACCAGCAACCTTGGCGCGGATCGTATGATGAAAGAATCTAGCCTTGGATTCCATGCGAAAAATAAATCTGATAGCAAAAAGCTTGATGTCGCGCATGAAGAAAACGCGGCTGCGGCAAACGAAGCACTCTCACGGATGATGCGTCCCGAGCTAATCAACCGATTTGATTCGGTGGTGACATTTAGGGCGCTTACACGCCGCGAAGTAAGTAAAATCTTCGATAATCTCATTGATGAACTGCAGCAACGCTTAATTCGTAAAGGAATTCATGTTACGATTAAAGCATCAGCTAAACGTTTGTTGATTGATAAGGGTTACAACGAAAAGTTCGGTGCAAGGCCGCTTCGTAGAGCCATTCAAGATGAACTAGAACACCAAATTGCTGACGGAATCTTATCCGGCGAATATGAAAAGGGTAGTGTTCTTGAAGTAAGCACAGGAAAGGGCCAAATCGTTATTAATGTCAGACACGAATCATAG